One window of the Populus nigra chromosome 4, ddPopNigr1.1, whole genome shotgun sequence genome contains the following:
- the LOC133690692 gene encoding BEACH domain-containing protein B isoform X3: protein MKEQRTDLSLQYLTLWTLHLALSNNPRGQNHFKSIGGLEVLLDGQGLPSINVLLWRNASHVGDERFAFYCRGENPLLKVFQLHVLSLTVLREAVFGNMNNLQFLCENGRIHKFANSFCSLSFLLQECERNTKDLSVQDDCQIPVSDLENENHVKMERSFPLPADAAYFKLWNEYVVKLSGVLCSFIVAPENIKPHHVQTNTGRIGMPISAAYGELSIKWVMGVLLTVFPCIKACSNQKELPNHLRVFANVLQHSVLDAFTKVLVSSPVSLEIFRKEGIWDLIFSENFFHFGPDSEEMAGECGSYNQGFPGQLDRNLSSSSISNQTKISSFEILQMEVISFVEFAATCNGTVDNLLEVSVLLDALEQCACHPDIAVVLAKSLLHILQLLPEKTIASFKSLSAVSRVLKVACIQAEECRRSGNMSPSLESKTLPLHGGQKPNSEKMGQSWFTCMDTCMELFTKFFSIADDAGSLVLCDWTCIDCLFDLFWEEGMRNHVFESILDLMKLVPSSLEDQKAKLHLCSKYLETFTQIKEREKSFAELSINLLVGMREMLMTDPAYYQALFRDGECFLHVVSLLNGNLDEVYGEKLVLNVLQTLTCLLENNDDSKASFRALVGKGYQTMQSLLLDFCQWRPSEALLNALLDMLVDGKFDIKSSPLIKNEDVIILYLGVLQKSSDSLRHYGLNMFQQLLRDSISNRASCVRAGMLNFLLDWFSQEDNDSTILKIAQLIQVVGGHSISGKDIRKIFALLRSEKVGMRQQYCSLLLTTVLSMLNEKGPTAFFDFNGNDSGIIVKTPVQWPLSKGFSFSCWLRVESFPRNGTMGLFSFLSENGKGCLAAVGNERLIYESINLKRQRIQFHINLASKKWHFLCITHSIGRAFSGGSLLRCYVNGDLVASERCRYAKVNELLTSSSIGMKINLPHNEEEIFPDSIRDFFSFHGQIGPVYLFSDAISSEQVQGIYSLGPSYMYSFLDNEATPFYDSSLPSGILDSKDGLSSKIIFGLNAQASDGKKLFNVSLVTDHALDKKAFEATVMAGTQLCSRRMLQQIIYCVGGVSVFFPLISQSDRYDNEESGSFEHALLTPITKERLTAEVIELIASVLDDNLANQQQMHLLSGFSILGFLLQSVPPELLNLETLSALKHLFNLAANCGLAELLVKDAISCIFLNPFIWVYTVYKVQRELYMFLIQQFDNDPRLLKSLCQLPRVIDIIRQFYWDNSKSRFAIGSKPLRHPITKVIIGERPNREETHKIRLLLLSLGEMSLRQCIGTADIKAIIAFFETSQDTACIEDVLHMVIRALSQKQLLVAFLEQVNLIGGCHIFVNLLQREYEPIRLLSLQFLGRLLVGLQSERKPPRLFNLSVGRSRSVSESQKKVSSKMQPVFSAISDRLFRFPLTDNLCAALFDVLLGGASPKQVLQKYNQVDKQRSKGNNSHFLVPQILVIIFGFLSSCEDVSTRMKIIRDLLDLLDSNSSNIEALMEYGWNAWLTATLKLNVIKDYIVESQDQTHSERLEQNLVRSLFCVVLCHYMLSVKGGWQQLEETVNFLLLHCDQDSISRRKLLHDIFEDLIQRLVDFSFEENIFAAQPCRDNTLYLLQLMDEMLVAEIDHKILFPENSSEVSIDSSELESQKNFSSALSQVVQGEFNNQTSRNPWGGKHSTTHEGEVINDKWWDLYENLWIIISEINGKGPSKMMLKSSAAGPSLGQRARGLVESLNIPAAEMAAVVVSGGIGNALAGKPNKTADKAMLLRGERCPRIVFRLAILYLCRSSLERASRCAQQVIALLPSILAADDEQSKSRLQLFIWSLLAVRSEYGVLDDGARLHVISHLIRETINCGKSMLASSIVGRDDSSDTGSNSKDTSSIHSIIQKDRVLAAVSDEAKYIKSSISDRTRQLEELHARMDENSTVETTNKKAFEDEIQNSLNSIVALDDSRRSAQQLVHEEEEQNVAEKWMHMFRTLIDERGPWSANLFPNGVIKHWKLDKTEDAWRRRPKLRQNYHFDEKLCLPPSSSSNEDTLPVNETKNSFVGHIPEQMKQFLLKGVRRITDEVISEAGENDAETSGQTTPIPDDPSESQRLDLVGDSSSQNEIVQDKRDSSSTSQETETSEVLMSVQCVLVTPKRKLAGNLAVKKNFLHFFGEFLVEGTGGSSVFKNFQASIKSDANKLEQKHKSLNWPIHVNFSPEKVISVDNTVSGNENVQQRQLKHVRRHKRWSVDKIKAVHWSRYLLRYSAIEIFFSDSVAPVFLNFASQKDAKEVGTLIVATRNEFLFPKGSSKDKSGTISFVDRHVALRMAEIARESWRRRDITNFEYLMILNTLAGRSYNDLTQYPVFPWVLADYSSEDLDFNKALTFRDLTKPVGALDVKRFEVFEDRYRSFSDPDIPSFYYGSHYSSMGIVLYYLLRLEPFTSLHRNLQGGKFDHADRLFQSIEGTYRNCLSNTSDVKELIPEFFYMPEFLVNSNSYHLGVKQDGEPLGDVCLPPWAKGSPELFINKNRDALESEYVSSNLHHWIDLVFGYKQRGKPAVEAANIFYYLTYEGAVDLDTMEDELQRSAIEDQIANFGQTPIQIFRKKHPRRGPPIPIARPLYFAPDSINLSSIVSSTSHPPSAVLYVGTLDSNIVLVNQGLTLSVKMWLTTQLQSGGNFTFSSFQEPLFGVGYDVLSARKIGSPLAENVELGAQCFAILQTPTENFLISCGNWENSFQVISLSDGRMVQSTRQHKDVVSCVAVTDDGCFLATGSYDTTVMVWEVLRARITEKRVRNTPTELARKDYVIAETPFHILCGHDDIITCLCASVELDLVISGSKDGTCVFHTLREGKYVRSLRHPSGNALSKLVASRHGRVVLYADEDLSLHLYSINGKHLATSESNGRLNCVELSKCGEFLVCAGDQGQIVVRSMNTFDIVKRYNGVGKIITCLTVTVEECFVAGTKDGSLLVYSIENPQLRKTSIPRMKSKSSVSG, encoded by the exons ATGAAAGAACAAAGGACAGATTTGTCACTTCAATATTTGACTTTGTGGACTCTTCATCTAGCATTATCCAATAATCCACGTGgtcaaaatcattttaaaagcaTTGGAGGGCTTGAAGTTCTGCTGGATGGACAAGGACTTCCATCAATTAATGTGCTATTGTGGAGGAACGCCTCTCATGTTGGTGATGAAAG GTTTGCATTCTATTGCAGAGGCGAGAATCCCTTGCTGAAAGTATTCCAGTTACATGTACTGTCTTTGACAGTTCTAAGAGAGGCTGT CTTTGGTAATATGAACAACCTGCAGTTCCTATGTGAAAATGGAAGAATTCATAAATTTGCAAATAGCTTTTGTTCGCTTTCCTTCTTGCTTCAAGAGTGTGAGCGGAATACAAAGGATTTGTCTGTACAGGATGATTGCCAAATTCCTGTTTCTGActtggaaaatgagaatcatgTAAAGATGGAACGATCTTTTCCCCTTCCAGCTGATGCTGCTTATTTTAAACTTTGGAATGAATATGTTGTCAAATTGAGTGGGGTGCTGTGTTCTTTCATTGTTGCTCCTGAAAATATTAAACCTCACCATGTCCAAACAAACACTGGTCGCATTGGAATGCCAATTTCTGCAGCATATGGTGAACTTTCAATTAAGTGGGTCATGGGGGTTCTTCTTACAGTCTTTCCATGCATCAAGGCTTGTTCAAATCAAAAGGAGTTGCCTAACCATTTAAG GGTCTTTGCTAATGTCCTACAACACTCTGTACTTGATGCCTTTACGAAGGTTCTTGTTTCATCACCTGTATCACTTGAAATATTCAGGAAAGAGGGGATATGGGACCTTATCTTCTCTGAGAATTTTTTCCACTTCGGACCAGATTCAGAAGAAATGGCTGGAGAGTGTGGCAGTTACAATCAAGGGTTCCCAGGACAGCTTGACAGAAACTTGTCCTCTAGTAGCATTTCCAATCAAACAAAGATTAGTAGTTTTGAGATCCTTCAGATGGAAGTAATCTCCTTTGTGGAATTTGCTGCAACTTGCAATGGAACTGTGGATAACTTG ctTGAGGTTTCTGTTTTACTGGATGCCTTAGAACAATGTGCATGTCATCCTGACATCGCTGTTGTTCTTGCAAAGAGTCTACTGCATATATTGCAGCTTTTGCCAGAGAAAACGATTGCCTCCTTCAAGTCTCTAAGTGCAGTTTCTCGGGTCCTCAAAGTTGCATGTATTCAAGCCGAAGAGTGTAGAAGGTCTGGAAATATGAGCCCTTCTCTTGAGAGTAAAACACTACCACTTCATGGTGGTCAGAAACCTAATTCAGAAAAGATGGGCCAAAGTTGGTTTACATGCATGGATACATGCATGGAGCTCTTCACAAAATTTTTCTCAATTGCTGATGATGCAGGGAGTTTGGTTTTGTGTGACTGGACTTGCAttgattgtttgtttgatttattttgggaAGAAGGCATGAGAAATCATGTGTTTGAGAGCATCCTTGACCTCATGAAG TTAGTTCCATCATCTCTAGAAGATCAGAAGGCAAAGTTGCATTTATGTTCAAAGTATTTAGAGACTTTCACTCAAATAAAGGAAAGGGAGAAAAGTTTTGCAGAGCTGTCTATCAATCTATTGGTTGGAATGAGAGAGATGCTCATGACCGATCCTGCG TACTACCAAGCCTTGTTTCGTGATGGCGAATGCTTTTTACATGTTGTCTCATTACTAAATGGTAATCTTGATGAGGTGTATGGAGAGAAGTTGGTTCTAAATGTCCTTCAAACTCTGACCTGCCTCCTAGAAAATAATGATGACTCAAAG GCTTCGTTTAGAGCCTTAGTTGGCAAGGGTTATCAGACAATGCAAAGTTTGCTATTGGATTTTTGTCAATGGCGTCCAAGTGAAGCACTTTTAAATGCACTTCTTGATATGCTTGTCGATGGAAAGTTTGATATAAAATCAAGCCCTCTCATAAAG AATGAGGATGTGATCATTCTTTATCTCGGTGTTCTACAGAAG AGCAGTGACTCTTTGCGGCACTATGGTCTCAACATGTTCCAGCAACTGCTCAGGGATTCCATTTCCAACCGAGCCTCATGTGTCAGAGCAGGAATGCttaattttcttcttgattGGTTTTCTCAAGAAGATAATGACAGCACCATTTTGAAAATTGCGCAATTGATTCAGGTCGTTGGTGGGCATAGCATATCTGGGAAGGATATCCGTAAAATCTTTGCTCTTCTCCGAAGTGAAAAAGTCGGGATGCGGCAGCAGTACTGCTCACTATTATTGACCACTGTTTTGTCAATGCTCAATGAGAAGGGCCCAACTGCTTTTTTTGATTTCAACGGGAATGATTCT GGGATTATAGTTAAAACACCTGTGCAGTGGCCTCTCAGcaagggtttttctttttcgtgCTGGCTTAGAGTGGAAAGCTTCCCTAGAAATGGAACAATGGGtcttttcagttttctttctGAAAATGGAAAAGGGTGCTTGGCAGCTGTTGGAAATGAAAGGCTTATTTATGAG TCAATTAATCTGAAGCGGCAGCGTATTCAATTTCACATTAATTTAGCCAGTAAGAAATGGCATTTTCTTTGCATAACTCATAGCATTGGGCGGGCATTTTCTGGGGGTAGCCTGTTGAGATGTTATGTGAATGGTGATCTCGTGGCATCTGAACGATGCAG ATATGCAAAAGTTAATGAATTATTGACAAGCAGTAGTATTGGCATGAAAATTAATTTGCctcataatgaagaagaaatttttcCGGACTCCATTCgagatttcttctcttttcatgGTCAGATTGGTCCTGTCTACTTGTTTAGTGATGCCATTTCCTCTGAGCAAGTCCAGGGCATCTATTCCTTGGGACCAAGCTATATGTACTCGTTCCTTGATAATGAAGCCACACCTTTTTATGATAGCTCATTGCCCAGTGGAATTCTTGATTCTAAAGATGGCCTGTCATCAAAAATTATCTTTGGACTCAATGCCCAG GCAAGTGATGGCAAGAAGCTGTTTAATGTTTCACTGGTAACAGATCATGCATTAGATAAGAAGGCATTTGAAGCAACTGTTATGGCTGGTACACAGTTATGTTCACGACGCATGCTGCAACAGATAATTTACTGTGTCGGTGGCGTGTCTgtgttttttcctctcatttccCAATCTGATAGGTATGACAATGAAGAAAGTGGATCCTTTGAACATGCATTGCTTACACCAATCACAAAAGAACGCCTAACAGCTGAGGTTATTGAGCTTATAGCTTCTGTCCTAGATGATAATTTAGCAAATCAGCAGCAAATGCATCTTCTTTCTGGATTTTCAATACTGGGATTTTTATTGCAATCAGTTCCACCAGAGCTACTCAATTTGGAGACCCTTTCAGCTTTGAAACATCTGTTTAACCTTGCTGCAAATTGTG GGTTAGCTGAGCTGCTTGTTAAAGATGCCATATCTTGCATCTTTCTTAATCCTTTCATCTGGGTCTACACAGTATACAAGGTGCAGCGAGAGCTTTACATGTTTCTCATCCAGCAATTTGACAATGATCCAAGATTACTCAAGAGTCTCTGTCAACTACCTCGTGTTATTGATATAATTCGTCAATTTTATTGGGACAACTCAAAATCTCGGTTTGCTATTGGAAGCAAGCCTCTTCGGCATCCCATTACCAAAGTTATTATTGGAGAGAGACCTAATAGAGAAGAAACTCACAAAATTCGTCTTCTTTTATTGAGTCTCGGTGAGATGAGCCTCAG GCAATGCATTGGCACTGCAGACATAAAGGCAATAATAGCCTTCTTTGAAACAAGCCAGGATACGGCATGCATTGAGGATGTTCTGCATATGGTCATCCGTGCTCTCTCTCAAAAACAACTGCTTGTTGCTTTCCTTGAACAAGTTAATCTCATTGGTGGTTGCCACATTTTTGTTAATCTTCTTCAGAG GGAATATGAGCCTATCAGACTTCTCAGCTTGCAGTTTCTGGGAAGACTTTTGGTTGGTTTACAATCTGAGAGGAAGCCACCAAGACTCTTCAATCTTTCTGTTGGGAGATCTAGATCTGTTTCAGAAAGCCAGAAGAAAGTCAGTTCAAAAATGCAGCCAGTCTTCTCAGCTATATCTGATAGGTTGTTCAGATTTCCACTAACAGATAATTTGTGTGCAGCCTTGTTTGATGTTCTTCTTGGTGGTGCTAGTCCCAAACAG GTTTTGCAGAAATATAACCAGGTTGACAAGCAGAGAAGCAAAGGAAATAATTCTCATTTTCTTGTTCCTCAAATCTTGGTTATCATATTCGGATTCTTGTCTAGCTGTGAGGATGTATCCActagaatgaaaataataagggaTCTGCTTGATCTGCTTGATTCAAATTCTTCAAACATTGAAGCTTTGATG GAATATGGATGGAATGCATGGTTAACAGCCACTTTAAAACTTAACGTGATCAAAGACTATATAGTTGAGTCTCAAGACCAAACTCATAGTGAGAGACTCGAGCAGAATTTGGTGAGGAGTTTATTTTGTGTTGTTCTTTGCCACTATATGCTTTCAGTGAAAGGTGGCTGGCAACAGTTGGAAGAGACAGTGAATTTTCTACTCCTGCATTGTGACCAA GACAGCATCTCACGTAGAAAGTTGCTTCATGATATCTTTGAGGACCTGATTCAAAGGCTGGTAGACTTTTCTTTTGAGGAAAATATCTTTGCTGCACAACCTTGTCGGGACAATACATTATATCTTCTACAACTGATGGATGAGATGCTCGTTGCTGAAATTGATCATAAGATTTTG TTTCCAGAAAACAGCTCTGAAGTGTCGATTGATTCTTCAGAACTAGAAAGTCAGAAGAATTTTAGTTCTGCACTCTCTCAGGTTGTGCAAGGAGAATTTAATAATCAGACATCTAG AAATCCGTGGGGTGGCAAGCATTCAACCACACATGAAGGTGAAGTAATCAATGATAAGTGGTGGGATTTGTATGAAAATTTGTGGATTATTATCAGCGAGATCAATGGCAAAGGGCCAAGCAAGATGATGCTTAAATCATCAGCAGCAGGACCATCATTGGGTCAAAGAGCACGTGGCTTAGTAGAATCATTGAATATTCCTGCAGCAGAAATGGCTGCGGTTGTTGTGTCAGGGGGGATTGGCAATGCATTAGCTGGAAAACCAAATAAAACTGCTGACAAAGCTATGCTTTTAAGAGGGGAGAGGTGCCCAAGAATTGTTTTCCGACTTGCTATTCTGTATCTTTGCAGATCTTCCCTAGAAAGAGCATCTCGGTGTGCGCAACAGGTTATTGCACTTTTACCTTCTATTCTGGCTGCTGATGATGAGCAAAGTAAGAGCAGGTTGCAGCTTTTCATATG GTCTTTGCTTGCTGTAAGGTCTGAATATGGGGTGTTAGATGACGGTGCTCGTCTTCATGTTATATCTCACCTAATTCGAGAAACAATCAACTGTGGTAAATCGATGCTGGCTTCTAGCATTGTGGGTAGAGATGACTCTTCTGATACAGGGAGTAACTCAAAAGACACCAGCTCTATTCACAGTATAATTCAAAAGGATCGAGTGCTTGCAGCG GTTTCTGACGAGGCAAAATacataaaatcatcaatatctgACCGCACCAGGCAGTTGGAGGAGCTCCATGCTAGGATGGATGAGAATTCCACTGTGGAAACTACTAACAAGAAAGCATTTGAAGATGAGATACAAAATAGTTTGAACTCAATTGTTGCTTTGGATGACAGTAGAAGATCTGCACAGCAGCTTGTGCACGAGGAAGAGGAGCAAAATGTTGCA GAGAAGTGGATGCACATGTTCCGCACATTGATTGATGAGAGAGGTCCGTGGTCAGCTAATCTTTTTCCAAATGGTGTTATAAAGCACTGGAAACTTGACAAGACAGAGGATGCATGGAGACGCAGACCCAAGTTAAGACAGAACTATCACTTTGATGAGAAGCTATGTCTTCCTCCTTCCTCCTCTAGCAATGAGGATACTCTTCCTGTAAATGAAACCAAAAATAGTTTTGTGGGCCATATTCCTGAGCAAATGAAGCAGTTTCTATTGAAAGGAGTGCGCAGGATAACTGATGAGGTGATTTCAGAAGCTGGTGAAAATGATGCTGAAACCAGTGGGCAAACAACACCTATCCCTGATGATCCTTCAGAGAGTCAACGCTTGGATCTTGTTGGAGACAGTAGCAGTCAGAATGAAATTGTACAAGACAAAAGAGATTCTTCTTCCACTTCACAAGAAACAGAAACTAGTGAG GTTCTCATGTCTGTTCAATGTGTACTTGTAACACCAAAAAGAAAACTGGCTGGAAATTTGGCAGTCAAGAAAAATTTCTTGCACTTTTTTGGTGAGTTTTTGGTTGAAGGTACTGGAGGATCATCTGTATTCAAAAACTTCCAAGCTTCTATCAAGTCAGATGCAAACAAGCTTGAACAGAAACATAAGTCTCTTAACTGGCCTATACATGTCAATTTTAGCCCTGAAAAGGTGATTTCTGTTGATAATACAGTCTCAGGAAATGAAAATGTGCAGCAAAGGCAGTTAAAACATGTGAGGCGACATAAAAGATGGAGTGTTGACAAG ATAAAGGCTGTCCATTGGAGTCGTTATCTGCTTAGATACAGTGCAATAGAGATTTTCTTCAGTGACTCTGTTGCTCCTGTCTTCTTGAATTTCGCATCACAGAAGGATGCAAAAGAAGTTGGAACATTAATAGTTGCTACTCGAAATGAATTCTTGTTTCCAAAAGGAAGTAGTAAGGACAAGAGTGGGACTATTTCATTTGTTGATAGGCATGTAGCCTTGCGGATGGCAGAAATTGCCAGGGAGAGTTGGAGGAGAAGGGATATAACGAACTTTGAATACCTGATGATCCTCAACACACTTGCAGGAAGATCTTACAATGACTTAACACAGTATCCTGTCTTCCCTTGGGTTTTGGCAGATTATTCCTCTGAGGATCTTGATTTTAACAAGGCTTTGACCTTTCGGGATCTTACTAAACCTGTTGGAGCTCTTGATGTAAAACGTTTTGAG GTGTTTGAAGACAGGTATCGCAGCTTCTCTGATCCTGATATACCCAG CTTCTACTATGGGTCTCATTATTCAAGCATGGGGATTGTGCTTTATTACCTTCTTAGGTTAGAGCCATTCACATCTCTTCACCGTAATTTGCAG GGTGGTAAGTTTGATCATGCAGATCGCCTTTTCCAAAGCATTGAAGGCACATATCGAAATTGTCTTTCTAATACTAGTGATGTGAAGGAGTTGATTCCTGAGTTCTTTTACATGCCGGAGTTTCTTGTTAATTCAAATTCTTATCATTTGGGAGTCAAACAGGACGGGGAACCACTAGGGGATGTTTGCCTCCCTCCCTGGGCCAAG GGTTCACctgaattatttataaataaaaatcgaGATGCACTTGAAAGTGAATATGTTAGCTCAAATCTCCATCACTGGATTGATTTGGTGTTTGGTTACAAGCAGCGAGGAAAACCAGCAGTGGAG gctgcaaatattttttattatttaacttacGAAGGTGCTGTTGATCTGGACACTATGGAAGATGAGTTGCAGAGATCAGCAATTGAAGACCAGATTGCGAACTTTGGCCAAACTCCAATTCAGATTTTCCGCAAGAAACACCCTAGAAGAGGGCCTCCAATTCCAATTGCCCGTCCTTTATACTTCGCACCTGATTCCATTAATTTATCATCCATTGTATCTAGTACAAGTCATCCACCTTCAGCTGTATTATATGTTGGTACTTTGGATTCGAATATTGTTCTCGTAAACCAAGGGCTAACTTTGTCAGTTAAGATGTGGTTGACAACTCAGCTTCAATCTGGTGGAAATTTCACTTTCTCTAGCTTCCAG GAGCCGCTATTTGGAGTTGGTTATGATGTTCTTTCTGCTCGAAAAATTGGCAGTCCTTTGGCTGAAAATGTTGAACTAGGAGCACAATGCTTTGCAATATTGCAAACACCAACCGAgaattttttaatctcatgTGGTAATTGGGAAAATAGTTTCCAAGTCATTTCTTTAAGTGATGGAAGAATGGTGCAGAGCACTCGACAACATAAAGATGTGGTCAGCTGTGTGGCAG TGACAGATGATGGTTGTTTCCTTGCTACTGGAAGTTACGACACCACAGTCATGGTTTGGGAGGTTCTTCGTGCCCGAATAACTGAAAAGAGAGTTCGAAACACTCCGACTGAACTAGCCCGTAAAGATTATGTCATTGCTGAAACTCCCTTTCATATTCTCTGTGGTCACGATGACATAATTACATGTTTATGTGCTAGTGTGGAGCTTGATTTAGTTATTAGTGGGTCGAAGGATGGAACTTGTGTTTTCCATACCTTGAGGGAGGGAAAATATGTAAGATCTTTACGCCATCCATCTGGCAATGCATTGTCAAAACTCGTTGCATCTCGGCATGGGCGGGTAGTCCTTTATGCTGATGAGGATCTCAGTTTACATCTGTATTCTATTAACGGAAAGCACCTTGCCACCTCTGAATCTAATGGGCGCCTCAACTGTGTTGAACTTAGCAAATGTGGTGAGTTCTTGGTTTGTGCAGGTGACCAAGGACAGATAGTTGTGCGCTCTATGAACACATTTGATATTGTCAAAAGGTATAATGGAGTTGGAAAGATTATAACTTGTCTTACAGTAACTGTGGAGGAATGCTTCGTAGCTGGGACCAAGGATGGAAGCCTTCTTGTGTACTCCATAGAAAATCCTCAACTTCGTAAGACTAGCATTCCTCGTATGAAATCTAAATCTTCTGTATCAGGATAG